A genome region from Equus caballus isolate H_3958 breed thoroughbred chromosome 19, TB-T2T, whole genome shotgun sequence includes the following:
- the ALG3 gene encoding dol-P-Man:Man(5)GlcNAc(2)-PP-Dol alpha-1,3-mannosyltransferase isoform X2 gives MAVGVRKRGRAGPAARAMGLCGQWLRRAWQERRLLLLEPRYTLLVAACLCLAEVGITFWVIHRVAYTEIDWKAYMAEVEGVINGTYDYTQLQGDTGPLVYPAGFVYIFMGLYYATGRGTDIRMAQHIFAVLYLATLLLVFLIYHQTCKVPPFVFFFMCCASYRVHSIFVLRLFNDPVAMVLLFLSINLLLAQRWGWGCCCFSLAVSVKMNVLLFAPGLLFLLLMQFGLRGALPKLGICAVLQVLLGLPFLLENPIGYLSRSFDLGRQFLFRWTVNWRFLPEALFLHRAFHLALLAAHLTLLLLFALCRWHRTGESILSLLKDPSKRKVPPQPLTPNQIVSTLFTSNFIGICFSRSLHYQFYVWYFHTLPYLLWATPARWLTHLLRLLGP, from the exons ATGGCGGTGGGCGTGCGGAAACGCGGCCGGGCAGGTCCAGCAGCACGGGCAATGGGACTCTGCGGGCAGTGGCTGCGGCGCGCCTGGCAAGAGCGGCGCCTACTGCTGCTGGAGCCGCGCTACACGCTGCTGGTGGCCGCCTGCCTCTGCCTGGCGGAGGTGGGCATCACCTTCTGGGTCATTCACAGGGTGGCAT ATACAGAGATCGACTGGAAGGCCTACATGGCCGAGGTAGAGGGCGTCATCAATGGCACCTATGATTATACCCAGCTGCAGGGTGACACCGGACCTCTTGT GTATCCAGCCGGCTTTGTATACATCTTTATGGGGCTATACTATGCCACTGGCCGGGGCACTGACATCCGTATGGCCCAGCATATCTTTGCTGTGCTCTATTTGGCTACCTTGCTGCTTGTCTTCTTGATCTATCATCAGACCTGCAAG GTCCCTCCCTTCGTCTTTTTCTTCATGTGCTGTGCCTCTTACCGTGTCCACTCCATTTTTGTGCTGCGGCTCTTCAATGACCCGGTGGCCATGGTGCTGCTGTTCCTCAGTATCAACCTCCTGCTGGCCCAgcgctggggctggggctgctgctgttTCAG cctggcAGTCTCTGTGAAGATGAACGTGCTACTCTTCGCCCCTGGATTACTGTTCCTTCTCCTCATGCAGTTTGGTCTCCGTGGAGCCCTCCCCAAACTGGGCATCTGTGCTGTCCTTCAG GTGTTGCTGGGGCTGCCCTTCCTGCTGGAGAACCCCATCGGCTACCTATCCCGCTCCTTTGACCTTGGCCGCCAGTTTCTCTTCCGCTGGACAGTTAACTGGCGCTTCCTCCCAGAGGCCCTCTTCCTGCATCGTGCCTTCCACCTGGCACTGTTGGCTGCCCACCTCACTCTGCTCTTGCTCTTTGCCCTCTGCAGGTGGCACAG GACAGGGGAAAGTATCCTGTCGCTGCTGAAGGATCCCTCCAAAAGGAAGGTTCCACCCCAGCCCCTCACACCCAATCA GATTGTTTCTACCCTCTTCACCTCCAACTTCATTGGTATCTGCTTCAGCCGCTCCCTCCACTACCAGTTCTACGTCTGGTATTTCCACACACTACCCTACCTCCTGTGGGCCACGCCTGCACGCTGGCTCACACACCTGCTCAG GCTCCTTGGGCCCTGA
- the ALG3 gene encoding dol-P-Man:Man(5)GlcNAc(2)-PP-Dol alpha-1,3-mannosyltransferase isoform X1, with translation MAVGVRKRGRAGPAARAMGLCGQWLRRAWQERRLLLLEPRYTLLVAACLCLAEVGITFWVIHRVAYTEIDWKAYMAEVEGVINGTYDYTQLQGDTGPLVYPAGFVYIFMGLYYATGRGTDIRMAQHIFAVLYLATLLLVFLIYHQTCKVPPFVFFFMCCASYRVHSIFVLRLFNDPVAMVLLFLSINLLLAQRWGWGCCCFSLAVSVKMNVLLFAPGLLFLLLMQFGLRGALPKLGICAVLQVLLGLPFLLENPIGYLSRSFDLGRQFLFRWTVNWRFLPEALFLHRAFHLALLAAHLTLLLLFALCRWHRTGESILSLLKDPSKRKVPPQPLTPNQIVSTLFTSNFIGICFSRSLHYQFYVWYFHTLPYLLWATPARWLTHLLRLLVLGLIELSWNTYPSTSCSSAALHICHAVILLQLWLGPQPFPKSIQHSKKAH, from the exons ATGGCGGTGGGCGTGCGGAAACGCGGCCGGGCAGGTCCAGCAGCACGGGCAATGGGACTCTGCGGGCAGTGGCTGCGGCGCGCCTGGCAAGAGCGGCGCCTACTGCTGCTGGAGCCGCGCTACACGCTGCTGGTGGCCGCCTGCCTCTGCCTGGCGGAGGTGGGCATCACCTTCTGGGTCATTCACAGGGTGGCAT ATACAGAGATCGACTGGAAGGCCTACATGGCCGAGGTAGAGGGCGTCATCAATGGCACCTATGATTATACCCAGCTGCAGGGTGACACCGGACCTCTTGT GTATCCAGCCGGCTTTGTATACATCTTTATGGGGCTATACTATGCCACTGGCCGGGGCACTGACATCCGTATGGCCCAGCATATCTTTGCTGTGCTCTATTTGGCTACCTTGCTGCTTGTCTTCTTGATCTATCATCAGACCTGCAAG GTCCCTCCCTTCGTCTTTTTCTTCATGTGCTGTGCCTCTTACCGTGTCCACTCCATTTTTGTGCTGCGGCTCTTCAATGACCCGGTGGCCATGGTGCTGCTGTTCCTCAGTATCAACCTCCTGCTGGCCCAgcgctggggctggggctgctgctgttTCAG cctggcAGTCTCTGTGAAGATGAACGTGCTACTCTTCGCCCCTGGATTACTGTTCCTTCTCCTCATGCAGTTTGGTCTCCGTGGAGCCCTCCCCAAACTGGGCATCTGTGCTGTCCTTCAG GTGTTGCTGGGGCTGCCCTTCCTGCTGGAGAACCCCATCGGCTACCTATCCCGCTCCTTTGACCTTGGCCGCCAGTTTCTCTTCCGCTGGACAGTTAACTGGCGCTTCCTCCCAGAGGCCCTCTTCCTGCATCGTGCCTTCCACCTGGCACTGTTGGCTGCCCACCTCACTCTGCTCTTGCTCTTTGCCCTCTGCAGGTGGCACAG GACAGGGGAAAGTATCCTGTCGCTGCTGAAGGATCCCTCCAAAAGGAAGGTTCCACCCCAGCCCCTCACACCCAATCA GATTGTTTCTACCCTCTTCACCTCCAACTTCATTGGTATCTGCTTCAGCCGCTCCCTCCACTACCAGTTCTACGTCTGGTATTTCCACACACTACCCTACCTCCTGTGGGCCACGCCTGCACGCTGGCTCACACACCTGCTCAG GTTGCTGGTGCTGGGGCTCATTGAGCTCTCCTGGAACACATACCCATCCACATCCTGCAGCTCTGCTGCCCTGCACATATGCCATGCTGTCATTCTGCTGCAGCTCTGGCTGGGCCCCCAGCCTTTCCCCAAGAGCATCCAGCACAGCAAGAAAGCCCACTGA
- the ALG3 gene encoding dol-P-Man:Man(5)GlcNAc(2)-PP-Dol alpha-1,3-mannosyltransferase isoform X3: MAEVEGVINGTYDYTQLQGDTGPLVYPAGFVYIFMGLYYATGRGTDIRMAQHIFAVLYLATLLLVFLIYHQTCKVPPFVFFFMCCASYRVHSIFVLRLFNDPVAMVLLFLSINLLLAQRWGWGCCCFSLAVSVKMNVLLFAPGLLFLLLMQFGLRGALPKLGICAVLQVLLGLPFLLENPIGYLSRSFDLGRQFLFRWTVNWRFLPEALFLHRAFHLALLAAHLTLLLLFALCRWHRTGESILSLLKDPSKRKVPPQPLTPNQIVSTLFTSNFIGICFSRSLHYQFYVWYFHTLPYLLWATPARWLTHLLRLLVLGLIELSWNTYPSTSCSSAALHICHAVILLQLWLGPQPFPKSIQHSKKAH, from the exons ATGGCCGAGGTAGAGGGCGTCATCAATGGCACCTATGATTATACCCAGCTGCAGGGTGACACCGGACCTCTTGT GTATCCAGCCGGCTTTGTATACATCTTTATGGGGCTATACTATGCCACTGGCCGGGGCACTGACATCCGTATGGCCCAGCATATCTTTGCTGTGCTCTATTTGGCTACCTTGCTGCTTGTCTTCTTGATCTATCATCAGACCTGCAAG GTCCCTCCCTTCGTCTTTTTCTTCATGTGCTGTGCCTCTTACCGTGTCCACTCCATTTTTGTGCTGCGGCTCTTCAATGACCCGGTGGCCATGGTGCTGCTGTTCCTCAGTATCAACCTCCTGCTGGCCCAgcgctggggctggggctgctgctgttTCAG cctggcAGTCTCTGTGAAGATGAACGTGCTACTCTTCGCCCCTGGATTACTGTTCCTTCTCCTCATGCAGTTTGGTCTCCGTGGAGCCCTCCCCAAACTGGGCATCTGTGCTGTCCTTCAG GTGTTGCTGGGGCTGCCCTTCCTGCTGGAGAACCCCATCGGCTACCTATCCCGCTCCTTTGACCTTGGCCGCCAGTTTCTCTTCCGCTGGACAGTTAACTGGCGCTTCCTCCCAGAGGCCCTCTTCCTGCATCGTGCCTTCCACCTGGCACTGTTGGCTGCCCACCTCACTCTGCTCTTGCTCTTTGCCCTCTGCAGGTGGCACAG GACAGGGGAAAGTATCCTGTCGCTGCTGAAGGATCCCTCCAAAAGGAAGGTTCCACCCCAGCCCCTCACACCCAATCA GATTGTTTCTACCCTCTTCACCTCCAACTTCATTGGTATCTGCTTCAGCCGCTCCCTCCACTACCAGTTCTACGTCTGGTATTTCCACACACTACCCTACCTCCTGTGGGCCACGCCTGCACGCTGGCTCACACACCTGCTCAG GTTGCTGGTGCTGGGGCTCATTGAGCTCTCCTGGAACACATACCCATCCACATCCTGCAGCTCTGCTGCCCTGCACATATGCCATGCTGTCATTCTGCTGCAGCTCTGGCTGGGCCCCCAGCCTTTCCCCAAGAGCATCCAGCACAGCAAGAAAGCCCACTGA
- the ECE2 gene encoding endothelin-converting enzyme 2 isoform X12, which yields MASLGAPAPQPELPEQNCEYREVQYWDQRYRSAADSAPYEWFGDFSSFRALLEPELRPEDRILVLGCGNSALSYELYLGGFPDVTSVDYSSVVVAAMRARYAHVPKLRWETMDVRALGFPSGSFDVVLEKGTLDALLAGEQDPWTVSSEGVHTVDQVLSEVSRVLVPGGRFISLTSAAPHFRTRHYAQARYGWSLRHATYSSGFHFHLYLMHKGKELSVAQLALGAQILSPPTPPTSPCFLQDSDHEDFLSAIQL from the exons ATGGCCTCTCTAGGGGCCCCCGCGCCTCAGCCAGAGTTACCGGAGCAGAACTGCGAGTACCGAGAGGTGCAGTACTGGGACCAGCGCTACCGGAGCGCTGCCGACTCTGCTCCCTACGAGTGGTTCGGGGACTTTTCTTCCTTCCGTGCCCTCCTAGAGCCGGAGCTGCGGCCGGAAGACCGTATCCTCGTGCTAG GCTGCGGGAACAGTGCCCTGAGCTACGAGCTGTACCTTGGGGGCTTCCCTGATGTGACCAGTGTGGATTACTCATCAGTAGTGGTGGCTGCCATGCGGGCTCGCTATGCCCATGTGCCCAAGCTGCGCTGGGAGACCATGGACGTGCGGGCGCTGGGCTTCCCCAGTGGCTCCTTTGACGTGGTGCTTGAGAAGGGCACACTGGATGCCCTGTTGGCTGGAGAGCAGGATCCGTGGACCGTGTCCTCTGAAGGTGTCCACACTGTGGACCAGGTGCTGAGTGAG GTGAGCCGGGTGCTGGTCCCTGGGGGCCGGTTCATCTCACTGACCTCTGCTGCCCCCCACTTTCGGACAAGACACTATGCCCAAGCCCGTTACGGCTGGTCCCTGAGGCATGCAACCTATAGCAGCGGTTTCCACTTCCATCTCTACCTCATGCACAAGGGCAAAGAGCTCAGTGTGGCCCAGCTGGCCCTTGGGGCCCAGATCCTCTCACCCCCCACACCTCCCACCTCACCCTGCTTCCTCCAGGACTCAGATCATGAGGACTTCCTCAGTGCCATTCAGCTGTGA
- the CAMK2N2 gene encoding calcium/calmodulin-dependent protein kinase II inhibitor 2 encodes MSEILPYSEDKMGRFGADPEGSDLSFSCRLQDTNSFFAGNQAKRPPKLGQIGRAKRVVIEDDRIDDVLKGMGEKPPSGV; translated from the exons ATGTCCGAGATCCTGCCCTACAGTGAGGACAAGATGGGCCGCTTCGGCGCCGACCCCGAGGGCTCCGACCTCTCCTTTAGCTGCCGCCTGCAGGACACCAACTCCTTCTTCGCGGGCAACCAAGCCAAGCGACCCCCCAAGCTGGGCCAGATCGGCCGAGCCAAGAGAG TGGTGATCGAGGATGACCGGATAGACGACGTGCTGAAGGGGATGGGGGAGAAGCCGCCGTCCGGAGTGTAG